In Mytilus trossulus isolate FHL-02 chromosome 14, PNRI_Mtr1.1.1.hap1, whole genome shotgun sequence, a genomic segment contains:
- the LOC134696696 gene encoding heat shock 70 kDa protein 12A-like, with translation MEPFENSSSVPRYRKEFSTMPSDKLLKHDKDIVAAIDFGTTYSGYAYCKRADYTANPVNPSIKCNTWIGGENLTSKAPTCVLFNTDLKFHSFGHEAIKNYYVNPDKLKLKEYYYFEYFKMMLYEQEDITTEMFLEETIKEDDVKKRKKMKAVDVFGAVIGYFRDQLLCTLKKTGEVKDKFTEKDVMWVITVPAIWDLKAKQFMRVCAKKGKIDHDQLILALEPEAASIHCRRVPVGVQTEGDGRKIIAAMAPGAQFIVLDQGGGTTDIAVHEVTGVDTLKEVHQACGGHWGGITVNKQFYNFLEEIFGKDVIDRIKEINPSAFYSLLRNFEDKKTSFKKEDEGEPEGKVTLRLPIEWTDTFKAIRSLPFAKAVEKTNFKDRVIVNKDKFRIKNNLFRTFYNYSLENVIRELERLLAKKELKCVKTLLVVGGHSASTVLTEALKAKFPNIGMVIPKDPGLAVLKGAVMFGFDPGTITSRVARFTYGIGTTRAFEKGDPESKKIIVDGVEKCKDVFDKHIEIGQILEVGEDKYLEEHNYVPLYKDQTSVDFIFYDTLNKSPKYVTDDGCRRIGSLHFKLTDGMTGKRTMALKINNSGTELVSLITEIGTTKLSKGYFRLPSDSNLSKQISQPR, from the exons ATGG AGCCATTTGAAAATTCGTCGTCAGTACCCAGATACAGAAAAGAGTTTTCCACCATGCCGAGTGACAAG CTTCTCAAACACGATAAAGATATCGTAGCGGCCATTGATTTTGGGACAACATACTCAGGTTATGCCTATTGTAAACGTGCTGACTACACTGCGAATCCTGTTAACCCATCAATAAAATGTAATACGTGGATTGGAGGAGAAAATTTGACTTCTAAAGCACCGACATGTGTACTGTTTAATACAGACCTGAAATTTCATAGCTTTGGTCATGAGGCTATTAAGAATTACTACGTAAATCCTgacaaattgaaattgaaggAATATTACTACTTCGAATATTTTAAGATGATGCTGTATGAACAAGAG GACATAACCACAGAAATGTTCTTAGAGGAAACGATTAAAGAAGACGatgttaaaaagagaaaaaagatgAAAGCAGTTGATGTTTTTGGGGCTGTAATAGGCTACTTTCGAGATCAGTTATTATGCACTCTTAAAAAAACAGGTGAAGTTAAAGACAAGTTTACAGAAAAAGATGTCATGTGGGTGATTACTGTTCCTGCAATCTGGGATTTGAAAGCAAAGCAGTTTATGAGAGTATGTGCTAAAAAG GGAAAAATAGATCACGACCAGCTCATCTTAGCGCTTGAACCAGAAGCAGCTTCTATTCACTGTCGAAGGGTACCAGTTGGTGTTCAAACAGAAGGTGATGGGAGGAAAATTATTGCAGCAATGGCACCAGGAGCACAATTCATTGTGCTTGACCAAGGAG GTGGAACAACTGATATTGCTGTACATGAAGTTACAGGGGTTGATACGCTAAAAGAGGTCCACCAGGCTTGTGGGGGACACTGGGGAGGAATAACAGTTAACaaacagttttataattttctggAAGAGATATTTGGCAAGGATGTTATAGATAGAATCAAAGAAATTAATCCGTCGGCATTTTATTCACTACTTCGTAACTTTGAAGACAAAAAGACATCattcaaaaaagaagatgagggcGAACCGGAAGGGAAAGTAACACTTAGATTACCTATTGAATGGACAGATACTTTCAAGGCCATTAGATCACTTCCTTTTGCTAAAgctgtagaaaaaacaaatttcaaagatcGGGTAATAGTGAACAAAGATAAATTtcgaataaaaaacaatttgtttagaACATTCTACAATTATTCTCTTGAAAATGTTATACGAGAACTAGAGAGATTGCTAgcaaaaaaagaattaaagtgCGTCAAAACCTTGTTGGTTGTTGGTGGACATTCAGCTTCAACGGTGCTAACCGAAGCGCTCAAAGCAAAATTCCCGAATATTGGAATGGTGATTCCAAAAGATCCGGGATTGGCGGTATTAAAAGGTGCTGTTATGTTCGGGTTTGATCCTGGCACGATAACAAGTCGTGTTGCAAGATTTACATATGGTATTGGAACAACACGTGCGTTTGAGAAAGGAGATCCagaatcaaagaaaattatTGTAGACGGAGTTGAAAAGTGCAAAGatgtttttgataaacatatagAAATCGGCCAAATTCTGGAGGTTGGAGAGGACAAATATCTCGAAGAACATAACTATGTTCCTCTGTATAAAGATCAGACCAGcgtagattttattttttatgatacttTAAACAAATCACCAAAGTATGTCACAGATGACGGCTGTCGCCGGATTGGGTCATTGCACTTTAAACTGACAGATGGTATGACAGGAAAGCGAACCATGGCTTTGAAAATCAATAACAGTGGTACAGAACTTGTATCCCTTATAACTGAAATAGGAACAACAAAACTAAGTAAAGGTTATTTCCGACTACCCTCTGATTCTAATTTAAGTAAACAAATCAGCCAACCACGGTAG